One genomic window of Garra rufa chromosome 2, GarRuf1.0, whole genome shotgun sequence includes the following:
- the LOC141326329 gene encoding NACHT, LRR and PYD domains-containing protein 3-like: MDDPQTPRDEDVSPGCSSVHQKRSEPEPSCVSMKSDESIDHPLHFSSDHQKKSEPEPSCVSMRSDASLRRPIDFKSDDTRSILPHRSVTKPIYKKYDQPMNQPQDSTYPGVRHKVLNTFRSNLMKKFEHLYEGTAMQGNPTLLNEIYTELYITESESGEISNEHEVRQIETQSRRAATEDTAIKCNHIFRPLPGQDKAIRTVLTKGVAGIGKTVSVQKFILDWAEGKENQDVQLIFPLPFREINLMKDKPLSLSDLLHVFFPETKEIEISSDEYKVLFIFDGLDECRLSLNFKSKVNLCNISESASVDVLLMNLIVGNLLPSALIWITSRPAAADLIPSECVHRVTEVRGFNEPQKEEYFKKRISDQSLANRIISHLKSSRSLYIMCHIPVFCWISAAVLEKMLSPAESGEIPKTLTQMYTHFLILQTNIKCEKDYEKKVTNEDMILKLGKVAFEQLVKGNLIFYEEDLRECGIDVTEASVYSGLCTQIFREEFGFYHGKVFCFVHLSIQEHLAALYVHLSWTNHNRNMIVQITKHFQSKMKKYFQLSSSELSLSELHQRAIDEALQSKNGHLDLFLRFLLGLSVESHQILLQRIMKMKRSSSDSNKKTAEYIKKKIRAIDSPEKSINLFHCLNELGDRSLVEEIQHYLKSGTIKEADLSSSQWSAVLFVLLTSEEELNEFRLDKFVEVNNKSGNMKLLQKLLPVIKESRSVQLNYCGVTDEGCAALASALRSNPSHLRELNLSENKVGDSVKLLSDVLQNPHCKLEKLWLRDCGVTDEGCAALASALRSNPSHLRQLNLSWNKLGDSVKLLSDVLQNPHCKLETLWLWYCGVTDEGCAALVSALRSNPSHLRHLSLYGNILGDSSRKLLSDLKNDPHYKLETLFF, from the exons ATGGATGACCCACAAACACCCCGAGATGAAGATGTTTCTCCAGGATGCAG TTCAGTTCATCAGAAGAGATCAGAACCagagcccagctgtgtgtctatgaagagtgacGAGTCTATAGATCATCCACTACATTTCAG TTCAGATCATCAGAAGAAATCTGAACCagagcccagctgtgtgtctatgaggagTGATGCTTCTTTGCGTCGTCCAATTGATTTTAAGAGTGATGACACAAG GTCAATCCTGCCACACAGATCAGTAACAAAACCCATCTATAAGAAATATGACCAGCCTATGAATCAACCACAAGACAGCACATATCCTGGTGTAAG GCATAAAGTTCTCAACACGTTTAgatcaaatctgatgaagaagttTGAGCATCTGTATGAGGGAACAGCGATGCAGGGAAACCCAACACTcctgaatgagatctacacagagctctacatcacagagagtgagagtggagagatcagtaatgagcatgaggtgagacagattgagacacaatccaggagagcagcaacagaggacacagccatcaaatgcaatcacatctttagacctttacctggacaagacaaagccatcagaactgtgctgacaaagggagtcgctggcattggaaaaacggtctctgtgcagaagttcatcctggactgggctgaagggaaagagaatcaggacgtccagctcatatttccacttcctttcagagaAATCAATCTAATGAAGGACAAACCACTCAGTCTTTCAGATCTTCTACATGTATTTTTTCCTGAAACTAAAGAAATAGAAATATCCAGTGATGAATATAAAGtgttgttcatctttgatggtctggatgagtgtcgtCTGTCTCTGAACTTCAAGAGTAAAGTGAATCTGTGTAATATATCTGAATCAGCCTCAGTGGATGTGCTGCTGATGAACCTCATTGTGGGgaatctgcttccctctgctctcatctggatcacctccagaccagcagcagctgatctcatcccctctgagtgtgtccatcgagtgacagaggtacgaggattcaatgagccacagaaggaggaatacttcaagaagagaatcagtgatcagagtctggccaacaggatcatctcacacctgaagtcatccaggagcctctacatcatgtgccacatcccagtgttctgctggatctcagccgctgttctagagaagatgttgagtccagcagagagtggagagattcctaagactctcactcaaatgtacacacacttcctgatcCTTCAGACCAACATAAAATGTGAGAAGGACTATGAGAAGAAGGTGACAAATGAAGACATGATCCTCAAACTGGGGAAAGTGGCTTTTGAGCAGCTTGTGAAAGGAAACCTGATCTTCTATGAGGAAGACCTGAGAGAGTGTGGCATTGATGTGACAGAAGCATCAGTGTACTCAGGACTGTGcactcagatcttcagagaggagtttGGCTTTTATCATGGGAAAGTCTTCTGCTTTGTTCATCTGAGCATTCAGGAACATCTAGCAGCTCTATATGTGCACCTCTCCTGGACAAACCACAACAGAAATATGATTGTCCAAATCACCAAACATTTTCAGTCTAAAATGAAGAAATACTTTCAGCTCAGTTCATCAGAACTTTCATTATCTGAGCTTCATCAGAGAGCTATAGATGAAGCTCTGCAGAGTAAAaatggacatctggatcttttCCTGCGGTTCCTTCTGGGTTTGTCAGTGGAGTCTCATCAGATTCTTCTACAACGAATAATGAAGATGAAAAGAAGCAGCTCTGACAGCAAtaagaaaacagctgagtacatcaAGAAGAAGATCAGGGCCATTGACTCTCCAgagaaatccatcaatctgttccactgtctgaatgaactgggtGATCGTTCACTAGTGGAGGAAATACAACATTATCTGAAATCTGGAACAATAAAGGAAGCCGATCTCTCTTCATCTCAGTGGTCAGCTGTACtttttgtgttgttgacatcagaaGAGGAACTGAATGAGTTTCGTCTTGATAAATTTGTTGAAGTAAATAATAAGTCTGGAAATATGAAACTTCTTCAGAAGTTGCTGCCTGTGATTAAAGAATCCAGATCAGTTCA GTTGAATTATTGTggcgtcacagatgaaggttgtgctgctctggcttcagctctgagatcaaacccctcacacctgagagaacttaATCTGTCTGAGAATAAAGTAGGAGAttcagtgaagctgctttctgatgtactacaaaatcctcactgtaaactggagaaactgtg gttgagggattgtggcgtcacagatgaaggttgtgctgctctggcttcagctctgagatcaaacccctcacacctgagacaacTGAATCTGTcatggaataaactaggagatt